A genomic segment from Dendropsophus ebraccatus isolate aDenEbr1 chromosome 7, aDenEbr1.pat, whole genome shotgun sequence encodes:
- the CHRNB3 gene encoding neuronal acetylcholine receptor subunit beta-3, producing MTPQAHCLLILITVCPFNSVFSSNHPLAEIEDALLRNLFMGYQKWVRPVHNPNKTIRVNFGLKISQLVDVDEKKQLMTTNVWLRQEWVDLKLRWDPKDYGGITYIRVPSETLWLPDIVLFENADGRFEGSLMTKAIIKYDGTVIWTPPASYKSSCTMDVTFFPFDRQNCSMKFGSWTYDGNMVDLILLDANVDRKDFFDNGEWDIINATGLKGMRKDGLYSYPYITYSFVLRRLPLFYTLFLIVPCLGLSFLTVLVFYLPSDEGEKLSLSTSVLVSLTVFLLVIEEIIPSSSKVIPLIGEYLLFIMIFVTLSIIVTVFVINVHHRSSATYHPMAPWVKGLFLQKLPRLLCMKGHVDRFSFLDSENTAPTAKAKISGKRKHIQASDGEKVLIAFLEKASDSIKYISTHVKKEHFIRQVVQDWKFVAQVLDRIFLWLFLTVSITGSVLIFTPALRMWLNSYNV from the exons ATGACCCCGCAGGCTCATTGCCTTCTGATACTCATTACGGTGTGTCCCTTCAACTCTG TGTTTTCCAGTAACCACCCCCTGGCGGAGATAGAAGATGCTCTCCTGCGGAACCTTTTTATGGGCTACCAGAAATGGGTGAGACCTGTGCACAACCCCAATAAGACAATAAGAGTCAATTTTGGCCTGAAAATATCACAGCTTGTGGATGTG GATGAAAAAAAGCAACTGATGACCACAAACGTGTGGCTGAGGCAG GAATGGGTGGATTTAAAACTACGCTGGGATCCTAAAGATTATGGAGGAATTACTTATATCAGAGTGCCTTCTGAAACCTTGTGGCTTCCTGATATTGTTCTTTTTGAAAA TGCAGATGGGCGTTTTGAGGGATCACTGATGACAAAAGCTATAATAAAATATGATGGGACCGTAATATGGACTCCACCAGCAAGCTACAAAAGCTCCTGCACGATGGATGTCACTTTTTTCCCATTTGATCGCCAGAACTGCTCAATGAAGTTTGGATCATGGACGTATGATGGGAACATGGTCGATCTTATCCTTCTAGATGCCAATGTAGATAGAAAGGACTTTTTTGATAACGGAGAGTGGGATATCATAAATGCCACTGGGCTGAAAGGCATGAGGAAGGACGGGCTGTACTCATACCCATACATCACCTATTCCTTTGTTCTGAGGCGTTTGCCATTGTTCTATACATTATTCCTTATCGTCCCCTGTTTGGGACTGTCTTTCCTAACCGTCCTTGTGTTCTACCTTCCTTCTGATGAAGGAGAAAAGCTGTCCCTTTCCACGTCTGTCTTGGTGTCCCTTACCGTCTTTCTTCTTGTTATTGAAGAGATCATTCCATCTTCCTCTAAGGTGATCCCATTGATTGGAGAATATCTCCTATTTATCATGATATTTGTCACCTTGTCAATAATTGTAACTGTGTTTGTGATCAATGTCCACCACCGCTCCTCGGCGACATATCATCCAATGGCCCCATGGGTAAAAGGACTTTTTCTCCAGAAGCTTCCAAGACTCTTATGTATGAAGGGGCATGTGGATCGATTTTCCTTTTTGGATTCAGAAAATACCGCCCCCACTGCCAAAGCCAAGATATCCGGTAAAAGGAAACACATTCAGGCGAGTGACGGAGAGAAGGTTCTCATTGCGTTCCTGGAAAAGGCATCTGATTCTATTAAATATATTTCAACTCATGTGAAAAAGGAACATTTTATTAGACAG